A genomic region of Alicyclobacillus sp. SO9 contains the following coding sequences:
- a CDS encoding S1C family serine protease, whose protein sequence is MFRNSSNDGGNNRTSVQTVLKWGGTFVLAAAVGAGTTLWGWSHFRANAAVMTPSVATAQQTSTPQNSITLKTPSPNWVTSVVKKVKPAVMGVVNYTKQTNFFSQKSQLKPYGVGSGVLFYKNKKYGYLVTNHHVVAGAAKVSVVTVGGVHLQAHVVGSDPFTDLAVVRVPLQKIKNVPVVQFANSSKIEAGQPVVAIGNPMGLAFQDSVTSGIVSAKQRTMPVQTESSHQTLDYQSEIQTDAPINPGNSGGPLLNQNGKIIGINDNKIVAQGFSNMGFAIPANEVKQIADEILKTGHVVHSEIGIDGYPLSAVPVSMRPNVPVNQGVWISAVNSSKAKSSGLKRGDVIVSIDGHAVTGTAGLRTYVFQKNPGQKVTLTIYRGQHKMKLHVTLQKYKMVKQSSTSSSSSTQQGDPLNPFSAPGMFG, encoded by the coding sequence GTGTTTAGAAACAGTTCGAATGACGGGGGAAATAACCGGACAAGTGTTCAAACAGTTTTGAAATGGGGAGGCACCTTCGTCCTGGCGGCCGCAGTAGGTGCAGGAACCACTTTGTGGGGGTGGTCACATTTTCGAGCAAACGCGGCTGTGATGACGCCGTCTGTTGCAACGGCACAGCAGACTTCGACACCGCAAAATTCAATTACTTTGAAGACGCCTTCTCCAAATTGGGTTACGAGTGTCGTGAAGAAAGTAAAACCTGCTGTCATGGGGGTCGTGAATTACACGAAACAGACGAACTTCTTTTCCCAAAAGAGTCAGCTTAAGCCTTACGGAGTCGGCTCAGGTGTGCTTTTCTACAAGAATAAGAAGTATGGATATCTCGTAACGAACCATCATGTCGTTGCTGGGGCGGCGAAAGTCTCTGTTGTTACGGTAGGCGGGGTTCACCTCCAGGCACATGTGGTCGGGTCCGATCCGTTCACAGACCTGGCTGTGGTCCGCGTGCCCCTCCAAAAGATAAAGAATGTCCCTGTTGTACAATTTGCCAACTCATCGAAAATAGAGGCGGGTCAACCTGTTGTGGCGATTGGAAACCCGATGGGACTAGCCTTCCAGGATTCCGTCACCTCAGGCATTGTCAGCGCAAAGCAGAGAACGATGCCCGTGCAAACAGAGAGCAGTCATCAAACCTTGGATTACCAATCTGAGATTCAGACGGATGCGCCAATCAACCCTGGTAACAGCGGGGGTCCGCTGTTAAATCAAAATGGAAAGATCATTGGTATCAACGATAATAAAATTGTAGCACAAGGTTTTTCGAATATGGGTTTTGCCATTCCCGCAAATGAAGTAAAGCAGATAGCGGATGAAATCTTAAAGACCGGACATGTTGTTCACTCTGAAATTGGGATTGACGGCTATCCGTTAAGTGCAGTTCCTGTCTCCATGCGTCCTAACGTACCTGTCAATCAAGGTGTGTGGATAAGTGCCGTAAATTCCTCTAAGGCGAAGAGCTCAGGGCTGAAGCGCGGTGATGTGATTGTTTCCATTGACGGGCACGCCGTCACTGGTACTGCGGGCCTTCGTACCTACGTGTTTCAAAAGAATCCGGGGCAGAAGGTGACACTGACCATCTATCGCGGGCAGCATAAGATGAAGCTGCACGTTACATTACAAAAATACAAGATGGTGAAACAGTCGAGTACAAGCTCGTCATCGAGTACACAGCAAGGAGATCCACTGAACCCCTTCTCAGCACCAGGAATGTTTGGGTGA